One genomic region from candidate division KSB1 bacterium encodes:
- a CDS encoding 7-cyano-7-deazaguanine synthase, with protein sequence MDKFQHLVILSGGLDSSTILAKVIDENDGKGVNAIHFYYGQRHQREKQAAKKIAEFYKIPLHHLDLSNIFSSVKGNALTDIDEVEIPEGHYTDPSMRLTVVPFRNLVFISSGAAFAASVGASTLYMGVHAG encoded by the coding sequence ATGGACAAATTTCAACATTTGGTCATTCTCAGCGGCGGGCTGGATTCTTCGACCATTTTGGCCAAGGTTATTGATGAAAATGATGGTAAAGGGGTAAATGCCATTCATTTTTATTATGGACAAAGGCACCAGCGAGAAAAACAAGCTGCAAAAAAAATAGCTGAGTTTTACAAAATACCGTTACACCATCTGGATCTTTCAAACATTTTTTCATCCGTAAAAGGCAATGCACTTACAGATATCGACGAAGTGGAAATCCCGGAAGGTCATTACACGGATCCATCCATGCGTTTAACGGTTGTTCCTTTCCGAAACTTGGTGTTCATATCTTCAGGAGCTGCATTTGCAGCGTCGGTTGGCGCATCAACTTTGTATATGGGTGTTCATGCCGGC
- a CDS encoding insulinase family protein — protein MKLPEIPFEKYTLPNGLQVILHEDHSISSVAVNVWYHVGSKNEKRGRTGFAHLFEHMMFEGSKHNPNEYFELLEKVGANLNGSTSEDRTNYWEHLPANYLELALWMESDRMGFLLPAMDQKKLDNQIGVVKNERRQRYENQPYGRVYETMLEALYPHDHPYSWPVIGSMEDITAATLDDVKAFFQRFYTPNNASLCIAGDFEPARAKDWVEQYFGDIPPGPPLERIKTWIPKIDGKKRMEMRDRVALPRIYMAWHTPPLFKDGDAELDTLANILSSGKNSRLYKSLVYEKQIAQDVGAVQSSNEIGSIFEVIVTAKPGHSNVEIETAIETEMQNILQTPPSKQEVETVINGWEARYIRLLQSVGGFGGKADLLNQYNMFIGEPNYFQDDLNRYANVTAESVQSYAREFIRTDRQVVLHVDPENSLKAKTNSRIDRNIKPTGREIPKLKIPHFEEVELTNGLKLIVVERNNLPLVQFSLVLKTGWDADDPAKPGVSNLTSDLLDEGTSNRSTLQISQDLKSIGAVLSSSSSFDSSGVSLNVLKRHLDKGLDIYSDVILNPIFPDEELTRKKKDYLARIMQEKNEPFISSVKAFLRKLYGNTHPYGQSYTGSGTEESIQAISTENLKEFYQNYYRPNNAVLIVVGDIDKNQVVQNMEKIFGNWQMTDLPLTEIPPFQPIEKSKIYIVDKPGAVQSIICMGHYGQPRNSPDYYKLDVMNTLLGGKFTSRINMNLREDKGFTYGARSMFNFRKEIGPFLTYAPVHTENTAESITELLKEFRGIRGEKPVTEDEIKDTKNNLILSYPREFETIGKIAGNFVEMVTYNLAQNTLEEYIPQIESITPEDVIEVAKKHIRPHEIQIVVVGEREKIEPGLNELNIGEIGYLDAEGNEIDP, from the coding sequence ATGAAGCTCCCCGAAATCCCTTTTGAAAAATATACACTGCCAAACGGTCTGCAAGTGATTCTTCATGAAGATCATTCGATCTCGTCAGTCGCTGTAAATGTTTGGTACCATGTGGGTTCAAAAAATGAGAAACGCGGGCGAACCGGGTTCGCACACCTTTTTGAGCATATGATGTTCGAAGGTTCCAAGCACAATCCCAATGAATATTTCGAGTTATTGGAGAAGGTAGGGGCAAATTTAAATGGATCGACTTCCGAAGACCGGACCAATTATTGGGAGCATTTACCGGCTAATTATCTCGAGTTGGCGTTATGGATGGAATCGGATCGTATGGGTTTTTTGTTACCGGCTATGGATCAGAAAAAACTCGATAACCAGATTGGGGTGGTTAAAAACGAGCGGCGGCAGCGCTATGAAAATCAACCGTATGGCCGGGTTTATGAAACCATGCTTGAAGCGTTGTATCCCCATGACCATCCCTACTCCTGGCCGGTTATCGGCAGCATGGAGGATATTACAGCCGCAACACTAGATGATGTAAAAGCGTTCTTCCAGCGGTTTTACACCCCTAATAATGCCAGTTTATGTATTGCAGGAGATTTTGAACCTGCCAGGGCTAAAGATTGGGTAGAACAGTATTTTGGCGATATCCCGCCAGGACCGCCGTTAGAAAGAATCAAAACCTGGATCCCAAAAATAGATGGCAAAAAACGAATGGAGATGCGGGATCGAGTCGCGTTACCGCGGATTTATATGGCCTGGCATACTCCTCCATTGTTCAAAGATGGCGATGCTGAGTTAGATACCCTGGCGAATATTCTTAGCAGTGGGAAAAATTCCCGCCTTTACAAAAGCCTGGTTTATGAAAAGCAGATCGCACAAGATGTGGGTGCTGTTCAAAGTTCTAATGAAATTGGTAGTATTTTTGAGGTTATTGTCACTGCCAAGCCGGGTCATTCAAATGTTGAAATAGAAACTGCCATTGAAACGGAAATGCAAAATATTCTGCAAACACCTCCCTCAAAACAGGAAGTGGAAACCGTTATTAACGGTTGGGAAGCGCGTTATATCCGGTTACTGCAATCGGTTGGTGGTTTCGGAGGCAAAGCAGATCTGTTGAATCAATATAACATGTTTATTGGCGAGCCAAATTATTTTCAAGATGATCTGAACCGTTATGCGAATGTTACCGCCGAATCTGTCCAATCCTACGCCAGGGAGTTTATCCGGACAGATCGACAAGTTGTGCTTCATGTAGATCCTGAAAACAGTCTCAAGGCTAAAACAAATTCCAGAATCGATAGAAATATAAAACCGACTGGCAGAGAAATCCCTAAGCTCAAAATACCCCATTTCGAAGAAGTTGAGCTTACAAATGGATTAAAACTAATTGTGGTTGAGCGTAATAATCTACCTCTGGTCCAGTTTAGTCTTGTCTTGAAAACAGGATGGGATGCCGACGATCCTGCCAAACCGGGCGTATCGAACCTGACTTCTGACCTTCTAGATGAAGGCACTTCAAATCGCAGCACGCTACAAATATCCCAAGATCTGAAATCAATCGGTGCGGTTTTAAGCTCAAGCTCTAGTTTTGATTCCAGTGGAGTTTCTCTGAATGTGTTAAAAAGACATCTTGATAAAGGACTTGATATTTATTCTGATGTGATTCTCAATCCGATTTTTCCTGATGAAGAACTTACCCGAAAGAAAAAGGATTATTTGGCTCGCATCATGCAGGAAAAGAATGAGCCCTTTATTTCTTCCGTAAAAGCTTTTCTACGCAAGTTGTATGGCAATACACACCCATATGGTCAATCTTATACAGGCAGCGGAACAGAAGAATCCATCCAGGCAATTTCAACGGAGAATCTCAAAGAATTCTACCAGAATTATTATCGTCCCAACAATGCTGTTTTAATTGTTGTGGGAGATATCGACAAAAACCAGGTTGTACAAAATATGGAAAAGATTTTCGGGAATTGGCAAATGACTGATTTGCCTTTAACTGAGATTCCACCATTCCAGCCGATTGAAAAATCTAAAATCTATATCGTCGATAAGCCAGGGGCAGTGCAATCCATCATTTGTATGGGACATTACGGCCAGCCGCGTAATAGTCCTGATTATTATAAATTGGATGTAATGAATACATTGTTAGGTGGAAAATTTACCAGTCGAATTAATATGAATTTGCGGGAAGACAAAGGATTTACTTATGGGGCCAGGTCGATGTTTAATTTCCGCAAAGAGATTGGACCCTTTCTAACCTATGCACCGGTGCATACTGAAAACACTGCTGAAAGTATTACGGAATTGCTTAAAGAATTTCGAGGAATTCGTGGAGAAAAACCAGTGACAGAAGATGAGATCAAAGATACAAAGAACAATTTAATTTTAAGCTATCCGCGTGAGTTCGAAACCATCGGAAAAATTGCCGGAAATTTTGTTGAAATGGTAACCTATAACCTGGCTCAAAACACATTGGAAGAGTATATACCGCAAATAGAATCGATAACGCCGGAAGATGTGATCGAGGTTGCCAAAAAACATATTCGTCCACATGAGATTCAGATTGTAGTTGTGGGAGAAAGAGAAAAAATTGAACCCGGATTAAATGAATTGAATATTGGAGAAATTGGTTATCTTGATGCAGAAGGGAATGAGATAGATCCGTAA
- a CDS encoding 7-carboxy-7-deazaguanine synthase QueE, which produces MTINISEIFYSVQGEGVSIGTPALFVRLQGCNLTCSWCDTPYTWKPGQNKDFKRYQVSDLVDEIAGHIQAAVSAPIVVITGGEPLLQQEQIKKIIQLLREREILVHYEIETNGTIFPHALTEFKTNIQLNVSPKLANSDVPKEKRFCREILELLASPDSGFRTFFKFVITNKTDFDEIFTDFDFIPREKMIIMPEGVTKESQVDGLSSYVEICKENGLRLIPRLHTLIWENRRGV; this is translated from the coding sequence ATGACCATTAATATAAGTGAAATTTTTTATTCGGTACAGGGAGAAGGTGTTAGTATTGGCACTCCGGCTTTATTTGTTCGTTTGCAGGGATGCAATCTTACTTGTTCCTGGTGTGATACTCCTTATACCTGGAAGCCCGGACAAAATAAAGATTTCAAACGTTACCAGGTTTCAGATCTTGTAGATGAAATAGCCGGTCATATTCAGGCTGCGGTTTCCGCACCCATTGTCGTTATTACCGGGGGTGAACCCCTCCTTCAACAAGAACAGATAAAAAAAATAATCCAGCTTTTACGTGAGAGAGAAATTTTAGTACATTATGAGATAGAAACAAATGGTACGATTTTCCCCCATGCTCTTACAGAATTCAAGACAAATATTCAACTCAATGTTTCGCCTAAGCTTGCAAACTCAGATGTGCCGAAAGAGAAAAGATTTTGCAGGGAAATACTTGAACTTCTGGCATCGCCTGATTCCGGATTCCGCACCTTCTTTAAATTTGTAATCACAAATAAAACTGATTTTGATGAGATATTTACTGATTTTGATTTTATCCCCCGGGAGAAAATGATCATTATGCCGGAAGGAGTAACCAAAGAATCCCAGGTCGATGGATTATCCAGCTACGTTGAAATTTGTAAAGAGAATGGCCTTCGCTTAATCCCAAGATTGCATACGCTAATTTGGGAGAATAGGCGGGGAGTGTAG